The following proteins are encoded in a genomic region of Cryptomeria japonica chromosome 11, Sugi_1.0, whole genome shotgun sequence:
- the LOC131041329 gene encoding beta-amylase 1, chloroplastic — MGNAPSDGTTAESENSSSHRRADSEAYPITITGVPNEVKEKILSVTSSCKNETRGVPVFVMLPLDIVTHMNTVHKPERTMENLKALKSIGVEGVMMDVWWGIVEKEAPGHYNWTAYRELIEMIRNYGLKVQTVMSFHQCGGNVGDSVNIALPKWVVEEMHKDKDLAYTDHWGRRNYEYVSLGSDSLPALRGRTPVQCYADFMRSFKENFNDLLGETIAEVHVGMGPAGELRYPSYPEANGTWKFPGIGAFQCYDKYMLSSLKARAVAAGNEIWGHPTSNAGHYNDWPEDTQFFKSEGGDWNSPYGQFFLKWYSDMLLHHGDIILATAVPVFSNTGAKIAAKVSGIHWHYGTRSHAPELTAGYYNTRFNDGYLPIAHMFFRHGAIFNFTCLEMRDSDNPHNIKCSPEKLVKQVIVATRKTGVAMGGENALPRFDDAAYRQIIKNSSMKPLCGFTYLRMKDSLFHGGNWSRFTSFVRKMSEIASAVDSRDEEYTDAKLNHQ; from the exons ATGGGCAACGCTCCTTCTGATGGTACTACTGCTGAATCAGAGAATTCTTCAAGTCATAGAAGAGCTGATTCTGAGGCATACCCAATTACAATAACGGGTGTACCGAATGAAGTGAAAGAAAAAATACTGTCAGTAACTAGCAGCTGTAAGAATGAAACCAGAGGGGTTCCAGTGTTTGTTATGCTACCTCTGGACATTGTCACACATATGAATACTGTTCATAAGCCAGAAAGAACCATGGAAAATCTGAAGGCGTTGAAGAGTATTGGTGTTGAAGGAGTTATGATGGATGTATGGTGGGGAATTGTTGAGAAGGAAGCTCCTGGCCACTATAATTGGACTGCCTATAGAGAACTTATAGAAATGATTAGAAATTATGGACTAAAAGTGCAGACTGTCATGTCATTCCATCAGTGTGGAGGAAATGTTGGAGATTCTGTCAA TATTGCTTTGCCCAAATGGGTGGTTGAAGAAATGCACAAAGATAAGGACCTGGCATATACAGATCACTGGGGCAGGCGGAACTATGAGTATGTTTCATTGGGAAGTGATAGTCTTCCTGCCTTAAGAGGGAGAACCCCTGTTCAATGCTATGCTGATTTTATGAGAAGCTTCAAAGAGAACTTCAACGACCTCCTTGGTGAGACTATTGCT GAAGTCCATGTAGGAATGGGTCCTGCAGGAGAATTGAGATATCCTTCTTACCCAGAAGCTAATGGGACATGGAAATTCCCTGGAATTGGAGCTTTTCAGTGCTATGATAAG TATATGCTATCTAGCCTTAAAGCCAGAGCTGTAGCTGCTGGCAATGAAATATGGGGTCATCCAACAAGCAATGCAGGTCACTATAACGATTGGCCAGAGGACACCCAGTTCTTCAAAAGTGAAGGTGGCGACTGGAATTCACCTTATGGACAATTTTTCCTTAAATGGTATTCTGACATGCTTCTCCACCATGGTGACATCATCCTGGCAACTGCTGTACCCGTTTTTAGCAACACAGGTGCAAAAATTGCTGCTAAAGTGTCTGGCATCCATTGGCACTATGGAACAAGATCCCATGCACCAGAGCTAACTGCAGGCTATTACAATACTAGATTTAATGATGGGTATCTTCCCATAGCTCATATGTTTTTTAGACATGGGGCAATCTTTAATTTTACTTGCCTTGAAATGAGAGACTCAGATAACCCTCATAACATAAAGTGTTCTCCAGAGAAGTTGGTGAAGCAGGTTATTGTTGCAACTAGGAAAACTGGGGTTGCTATGGGTGGAGAGAATGCTCTTCCTAGATTTGATGATGCTGCATACAGACAAATTATAAAGAATTCCAGCATGAAACCCTTATGTGGTTTTACTTATCTGAGGATGAAAGATAGCTTATTCCATGGAGGGAATTGGAGTAGGTTTACCTCTTTTGTGAGAAAAATGTCTGAAATTGCGAGTGCTGTGGATTCCAGGGACGAAGAATATACAGATGCCAAGCTCAATCACCAATGA